One window from the genome of Eucalyptus grandis isolate ANBG69807.140 chromosome 7, ASM1654582v1, whole genome shotgun sequence encodes:
- the LOC104453001 gene encoding LOW QUALITY PROTEIN: peptide methionine sulfoxide reductase B5 (The sequence of the model RefSeq protein was modified relative to this genomic sequence to represent the inferred CDS: inserted 1 base in 1 codon) has protein sequence MVIRMIIRMLSAATSPFTLLAAPLSFRLKTHLAFRPIRPPPPPSRPVSAAAPCGGFGSPGRSRRSFRGGVVATAAPGSVQKSEEWQAVLSPEQFRILRQKGTEYPGTGEYDKFXEEGLYNCAACGTPLYRSTTKFNSSCGWPAFYEGLPGAITCTVNLSLYQLNVWSQSDPDGMRTEITCTACGGHLGHVFKGEGFPTPTDDRHCVNSISLKFVLANSYPSQ, from the exons ATGGTTATTCGTATGATTATTCGAATGCTGAGTGCTGCCACCAGCCCCTTCACTCTCCTCGCCGCTCCGCTCTCTTTTCGCCTCAAGACCCACCTCGCGTTCCGCCCGATAaggccgccgcctccgccgtctCGTCCCGTCTCCGCCGCTGCTCCGTGTGGTGGTTTCGGCTCGCCGGGCCGTTCGAGGAGGAGCTTCCGCGGCGGGGTGGTGGCCACGGCCGCGCCCGGGTCGGTCCAGAAGTCGGAGGAGTGGCAAGCGGTCCTGTCGCCCGAGCAGTTCCGTATCCTGAGGCAGAAGGGGACGGA ATATCCTGGCACGGGTGAATACGACAAGT TTGAAGAGGGGTTGTACAATTGTGCAGCATGCGGGACTCCTCTTTACCGTTCTACAACTAAATTTAACTCTAGCTGCGGCTGGCCTGCTTTCTACGAGGGCCTCCCGGGAGCTATAACCTGCACTGTGAATCTCTCTTTGTATCAATTAAACGTGTGGTCACAG TCGGATCCAGATGGGATGAGGACGGAAATCACTTGCACTGCATGTGGCGGCCATCTGGGTCACGTGTTCAAGGGCGAAGGGTTCCCCACACCGACTGATGACCGGCATTGTGTCAATAGTATTTCACTCAAGTTCGTTCTTGCCAACTCTTATCCTTCCCAGTAA